In Sphingopyxis sp. 113P3, one DNA window encodes the following:
- a CDS encoding recombination protein NinB produces MSDKITIKLVGPEQRQRAQKLILRAPADYVVTISEPTRTLDQNAKMWAMIADCQRQIPDMQAMDANDIKLRFMDALGVEMRYLPKLDGAGFFPVGHRSSQLSKSQFAALIELIYAHGAAHGVRWSEPMDRAA; encoded by the coding sequence ATGTCTGACAAGATCACGATCAAACTCGTCGGCCCCGAACAGCGCCAGCGCGCGCAGAAGCTAATTCTTCGCGCCCCCGCTGATTATGTCGTGACCATTTCGGAGCCGACGCGGACGCTCGACCAGAACGCCAAGATGTGGGCGATGATCGCGGACTGCCAGCGGCAGATACCCGACATGCAGGCGATGGACGCCAACGATATCAAGCTGCGCTTCATGGACGCGCTAGGCGTTGAGATGCGATACCTGCCGAAGCTGGACGGCGCGGGGTTCTTCCCCGTTGGCCACCGCTCATCGCAGCTTTCCAAGTCGCAATTCGCCGCTCTCATCGAACTGATTTACGCCCACGGCGCCGCACATGGCGTCCGTTGGTCCGAGCCGATGGATCGGGCTGCATAG